One part of the Amphiura filiformis chromosome 5, Afil_fr2py, whole genome shotgun sequence genome encodes these proteins:
- the LOC140151930 gene encoding testis-specific serine/threonine-protein kinase 6-like has product MAAPGRHSSLSDRPGVATRSTSSKLPASGDGPTDQQVMNAHGYYLGERLGSGSYSKVRLGIYKRNFNKVAVKIIDRLRAPVDYQRDFLPRELSLVKTLKNPHIVETYDWFEANNKIYMIMELAKRGDVLEYVRCKSKGPVPEQLSRKWTLQTAGALTYLHCNNIAHRDVKCENLLLDGNKNIKLSDFGFVRIMAPSGSELSNTYCGSAAYASPQIIRSEAYNPYLSDVWALGVVIYILVTGYMPFGDDVRNISKILDSQKKGVMFPPAKPGRVVISEECKDLVRATLRVEPDMRLDMNGILRHEWLKTVSKVSSSSSKN; this is encoded by the coding sequence atggcAGCACCCGGTCGACACAGTTCTCTTTCCGATAGGCCAGGAGTAGCTACTAGGTCGACATCTTCAAAACTGCCCGCATCTGGCGATGGTCCAACTGATCAGCAAGTTATGAACGCCCACGGTTATTACTTAGGTGAACGTCTCGGCTCTGGAAGCTACTCCAAAGTCAGGTTAGGAATATACAAGCGTAACTTCAACAAAGTCGCTGTCAAGATCATTGACAGGTTGCGAGCACCTGTTGACTACCAGAGAGACTTTTTACCCAGAGAACTTTCACTGGTCAAGACGCTCAAAAACCCTCATATCGTCGAAACGTACGATTGGTTTGAAGCCAACAATAAGATATACATGATCATGGAACTTGCAAAAAGAGGCGACGTTTTGGAATACGTCAGATGCAAATCAAAGGGTCCTGTTCCAGAACAGTTATCTCGAAAATGGACTCTTCAAACTGCAGGTGCTTTGACGTACCTTCACTGCAACAACATAGCTCATCGAGATGTAAAATGCGAGAATCTTCTTCTTGATGGTAACAAGAACATCAAATTGAGTGACTTTGGTTTCGTCAGGATTATGGCACCAAGTGGCAGTGAGCTCAGTAATACCTACTGCGGTTCGGCAGCTTATGCTTCACCGCAGATCATTCGATCGGAAGCGTATAATCCATATCTCAGCGACGTGTGGGCATTAGGGGTTGTCATCTACATCTTGGTGACAGGATACATGCCATTTGGAGATGATGTCAGAAACATTTCCAAGATCTTGGACTCTCAGAAGAAAGGAGTCATGTTTCCACCGGCTAAACCTGGAAGAGTGGTGATTTCAGAAGAGTGCAAGGATCTGGTCAGGGCTACTCTGCGGGTGGAACCAGACATGAGATTGGACATGAACGGTATACTGAGACATGAGTGGCTGAAAACCGTCAGCAAGgtctcaagttcaagttcaaaaaACTGA
- the LOC140152318 gene encoding testis-specific serine/threonine-protein kinase 3-like, with protein MTKDNEMAGHSTHGLTSVNKAITEEAILLRHGFVIADVLGEGSYATVWEGVYNKTKTKCAIKVINRNKAPQDFLKKFLPREIKILKTVKHPNIIGLLDVVEIGHKVYIAMQLAGHGDMLEYIKLRGALKESKAREFFRQIAEGIRYMHERHFIHRDLKCENLLLDGKNVLKISDFGFAREILSTDMSRTFCGSAAYAAPEILLGKPYIGTCYDIWSMGVILYIMVCGSMPYDDSNIKRMVRDQTEKKLGFSRNREISQECKDLITSMLNPNPKKRANVYEVLAHPWMRGESHHHVPLYVEGIPKQRPGTSNAASGKVAEQTPNAGAKPKQTAGAEDEEQSEQTQVTGYNEPKRSFHLPDNHNGV; from the exons ATGACAAAAGACAATGAAATGGCCGGTCATTCTACCCACGGCCTTACTTCTGTCAACAAAGCTATCACAGAAGAAGCTATACTCCTGAGGCATGGATTCGTAATTGCTGATGTCTTAGGGGAAGGATCATATGCAACAGTATGGGAAGGCGTCTACaataaaaccaaaaccaaatgcGCTATCAAAGTCATCAATCGCAACAAAGCTCCGCAAGACTTCCTCAAGAAATTTCTGCCGCgagaaattaaaatattaaaaacggtTAAGCACCCTAACATCATAGGTCTTCTTGACGTTGTGGAGATTGGACATAAGGTGTATATTGCTATGCAATTAGCCGGTCATGGAGATATGTTGGAATACATCAAACTCAGAGGGGCGCTCAAAGAAAGCAAAGCCAGGGAGTTCTTTCGGCAAATTGCTGAAGGCATCCGCTACATGCATGAGCGACATTTCATCCATCGCGATTTGAAATGTGAAAACTTGCTACTGGATGGTAAGAATGTGTTGAAGATTTCggattttggatttgcaagggaGATTCTTTCAACCGATATGAGTAGGACCTTCTGTGGGAGTGCAGCTTATGCTGCTCCGGAGATTCTTCTTGGGAAACCTTATATTGGAACCTGTTATGACATCTGGAGTATGGGCGTGATTTTGTATATAATGGTGTGTGGATCCATGCCATATGATGACTCCAATATCAAGCGAATGGTCAGAGATCAAACTGAAAAGAAACTTGGATTTTCTCGGAATAGAGAAATCAGTCAAGAATGTAAAGATCTTATCACTTCCATGTTGAATCCAAATCCGAAGAAAAGAGCCAATGTCTACGAGGTCCTCGCTCATCCGTGGATGAGGGGGGAATCTCATCATCACGTACCGCTCTATGTGGAGGGTATCCCAAAACAGAGACCAG GAACGTCAAACGCTGCATCTGGGAAAGTTGCTGAACAAACACCAAACGCAGGAGCGAAACCCAAACAAACTGCAGGAGCTGAAGACGAAGAACAGAGCGAGCAGACACAGGTCACTGGCTATAACGAACCAAAGAGATCATTTCATTTACCAGATAACCATAATGGAGTTTAA